In the genome of Gloeotrichia echinulata CP02, one region contains:
- a CDS encoding DUF4351 domain-containing protein, which produces MTEEKKRADNNSPWKEVLEAYFPQAMQFFFPQIAALIDWNHPHLFLDKEFQAIAYDAVKGRLYADKLVSARLLQGKELWLLIHIEVQAESEDIFPERMFLYNIRIFDYYGKPATSLAILCDSNSDWRPNQYSFECPGTKHNFEFSTVKLLDYQNRWSELEASDNPFAMVVMAHLKTQETRNQARERKNWKFRLVRRLYELGWQETDVRSLYRFIDWVMLLPKQLDAEFWQELKEFEQERNMTYVTTGERIGYERGIEEGEQKGEQRLILKLLQKRFGELPSEAIASIQSLDVIQLEELAEALLDFTEIDDLVRWFTV; this is translated from the coding sequence ATGACAGAGGAAAAAAAGAGAGCAGATAACAATAGTCCTTGGAAAGAAGTTTTAGAAGCTTATTTTCCTCAAGCAATGCAGTTCTTTTTCCCTCAAATAGCTGCATTGATTGACTGGAATCACCCTCACCTATTTTTAGATAAAGAATTTCAAGCGATTGCTTATGATGCCGTTAAAGGAAGATTGTATGCAGATAAGCTAGTCAGTGCAAGGCTTCTTCAAGGAAAAGAACTGTGGTTATTAATCCACATAGAAGTTCAAGCAGAATCAGAAGATATTTTTCCAGAAAGGATGTTTTTGTACAATATACGGATTTTCGATTATTATGGTAAACCTGCCACGAGCCTAGCTATTTTGTGTGATTCAAACAGCGATTGGCGTCCGAATCAGTATAGTTTTGAGTGTCCAGGTACAAAACATAATTTTGAATTTAGTACAGTTAAACTTTTGGATTACCAAAACCGATGGTCAGAGTTAGAAGCGAGTGACAATCCTTTTGCAATGGTTGTGATGGCGCACTTAAAGACTCAAGAAACTAGGAATCAAGCAAGGGAACGTAAAAATTGGAAATTTCGCCTAGTTCGCCGACTTTATGAACTAGGTTGGCAAGAAACAGATGTTCGCAGTTTGTACCGATTTATAGATTGGGTTATGCTATTACCAAAACAGTTGGACGCGGAATTTTGGCAAGAGCTAAAAGAATTTGAACAGGAGCGAAATATGACTTACGTTACCACAGGTGAACGCATTGGCTACGAGCGAGGAATAGAGGAAGGTGAGCAGAAAGGTGAACAAAGGCTTATTCTAAAGCTATTGCAAAAACGGTTCGGGGAGTTACCATCTGAGGCGATCGCTTCTATTCAATCTCTGGATGTTATTCAATTAGAAGAATTAGCTGAAGCTCTACTAGATTTCACAGAAATTGACGATCTGGTTCGCTGGTTTACGGTGTGA
- a CDS encoding pentapeptide repeat-containing protein, with amino-acid sequence MLFKRLEKFYRRWCQGKFIDSAEETLPQKKLRQLQKYKIIGLGQRQVDIYAGLNVMILLLELHRYAQGRDDLTQQIIFYPSDKPEKYPLTTQLLRIINYSDGIKLGNFNSVVGRFLSRANLSGANLSGANLSGADLSSAYLSRADLSSAYLSRANLNSADLRGANLSSADLRGANLRGANLSDADLSSANLSGAILSRANLNSADLRGANLSSADIRGANLRGANLRGADLSSANLSGAYLGDAYLSNEVLGDIRWDENTKWEGVRGLDTAKNVPEALKLQLGLS; translated from the coding sequence ATGTTATTTAAACGTTTAGAAAAGTTTTATCGTCGCTGGTGTCAGGGAAAATTTATTGACTCTGCAGAAGAGACTTTACCCCAAAAAAAGCTGCGACAGTTGCAAAAGTATAAAATTATAGGGCTTGGTCAGCGTCAGGTTGATATATATGCTGGGTTGAATGTAATGATTTTGCTGTTGGAGTTGCACCGCTATGCTCAAGGGCGAGATGACCTCACGCAACAAATCATTTTTTATCCATCTGATAAACCAGAAAAATATCCTTTGACAACCCAACTGCTTCGCATCATTAATTATAGTGATGGTATTAAGTTGGGTAATTTTAATAGTGTAGTTGGGCGATTTCTGAGCCGCGCAAACCTCAGCGGCGCAAACCTCAGCGGCGCAAACCTCAGCGGCGCAGACCTCAGTAGCGCATACCTCAGCCGCGCAGACCTCAGTAGCGCATACCTCAGCCGCGCAAACCTCAACAGCGCAGACCTCAGGGGCGCAAACCTCAGCAGCGCAGACCTCAGGGGCGCAAACCTCAGGGGCGCAAACCTCAGCGACGCAGACCTCAGCAGCGCAAACCTCAGCGGCGCAATCCTCAGCCGCGCAAACCTCAACAGCGCAGACCTCAGGGGCGCAAACCTCAGCAGCGCAGACATCAGGGGCGCAAACCTCAGGGGCGCAAACCTCAGGGGCGCAGACCTCAGCAGCGCAAACCTTAGCGGCGCATACCTCGGCGACGCATACCTCAGCAATGAAGTCTTGGGAGATATCCGCTGGGATGAAAATACAAAATGGGAGGGTGTGCGAGGACTGGATACAGCAAAGAATGTGCCAGAAGCGTTAAAACTGCAGTTGGGACTGAGTTAG
- the rpsU gene encoding 30S ribosomal protein S21 — MTQVVLGENEGIESALRRFKREVSKAGIFQDMRKKRHFETPLEKEKRKAIARHKQNRRQRTRFK; from the coding sequence ATGACACAAGTAGTATTAGGGGAGAATGAAGGTATTGAATCAGCCTTGCGAAGATTTAAGCGGGAAGTTTCTAAAGCAGGAATTTTCCAAGACATGCGGAAAAAGCGTCACTTCGAGACGCCATTAGAAAAAGAGAAGCGTAAAGCAATTGCTAGACACAAGCAAAATCGTAGACAACGTACTCGCTTCAAATAA
- a CDS encoding alkaline phosphatase family protein, giving the protein MDNQPKVVVLSLDGNTYSLLKNYLDTNQIDPTKGLGLLKSKGVFLPNTTVTPSLTAPGHIAIATGSTAAKNDINANTFHLIDSPFNFNISGFGAPIGGYDALNPDGPKESSNPTAEPLWVDLRANGKKVVAATFPGADGVDVKVPGLTNSPIIQSKAERTVDYTVPFGAFGGLGGKGWLFRT; this is encoded by the coding sequence ATGGACAACCAACCCAAAGTTGTTGTTCTTTCCCTAGATGGTAATACTTACTCTTTACTCAAGAATTACCTGGATACCAATCAGATCGATCCCACAAAAGGTTTAGGGTTACTCAAGAGCAAGGGAGTATTTTTACCCAACACGACTGTCACCCCTTCACTGACGGCGCCTGGTCACATTGCGATCGCCACAGGTTCAACTGCTGCAAAAAATGACATCAATGCCAACACTTTTCACCTAATTGATAGTCCCTTCAACTTTAATATTAGTGGCTTTGGCGCTCCTATTGGAGGATATGATGCCCTCAACCCTGATGGACCAAAAGAAAGCAGCAATCCGACAGCAGAACCCTTATGGGTAGATTTGCGTGCTAATGGTAAAAAAGTAGTAGCAGCCACATTTCCTGGTGCTGATGGCGTTGATGTCAAAGTTCCTGGATTGACTAATAGCCCAATTATTCAGTCTAAAGCAGAGAGAACAGTAGATTATACCGTCCCCTTTGGTGCTTTTGGTGGACTTGGTGGCAAAGGCTGGCTCTTCCGTACTTAG
- the mnmE gene encoding tRNA uridine-5-carboxymethylaminomethyl(34) synthesis GTPase MnmE codes for MSEIFATSGTIAAIATAVVPQQGSVGIVRLSGSQAMAIARTLFYAPGRQVWETHRILYGYIRHPQTRELVDEALLLIMKAPRSYTREDVVEFHCHGGIIAVQQVLHLCLEHGARLAQPGEFTLRAFLNGRVDLTQAESIADLVGAQSPQAAQTALAGLQGKLAHPIRQLRANCLDILAEIEARIDFEEDLPPLDYKTIISEIENIAAEISRLLATKDKGELLRTGLKVAIVGRPNVGKSSLLNAWSQSDRAIVTDLPGTTRDVVESQLVVGGIPVQVLDTAGIRETADQVEKIGVERSRRAASAADLVLLTIDASAGWTAGDEEIYAQVQDRPLILVINKIDLLAESLRNTLLFQIPTAKSKIFTAAAQNQGIEALETAILDIVKTSQIQAADLDLAINQRQAAVLIKAKISLEQLQLTIAQQLPLDFWTIDLRDAIHALGEVTGEEVTESVLDRIFSRFCIGK; via the coding sequence ATGTCGGAAATTTTTGCCACTAGTGGAACCATTGCCGCGATCGCTACTGCTGTTGTGCCTCAACAAGGTAGTGTGGGGATTGTGCGCTTATCTGGTTCGCAAGCAATGGCGATCGCCCGCACTTTGTTTTATGCACCAGGGCGTCAAGTTTGGGAAACTCACCGGATTCTCTACGGTTACATCCGCCATCCCCAAACGCGAGAACTGGTAGATGAAGCTTTGTTGTTGATTATGAAGGCCCCCCGTTCTTACACCCGTGAAGATGTGGTGGAATTCCATTGTCACGGGGGAATTATCGCCGTGCAGCAGGTGCTACATCTGTGTTTGGAACATGGCGCTAGGCTCGCCCAACCCGGAGAATTTACCCTCCGCGCCTTTTTGAATGGGCGCGTGGATTTGACCCAAGCAGAAAGTATTGCCGATTTAGTGGGAGCGCAATCACCCCAAGCTGCCCAAACTGCCCTGGCTGGGTTACAAGGCAAATTAGCTCATCCCATCCGTCAGTTACGCGCCAACTGTTTGGATATCTTGGCAGAAATTGAAGCGCGGATAGATTTTGAGGAAGACTTACCCCCGCTGGACTATAAAACTATCATATCAGAAATTGAGAACATTGCCGCCGAAATTTCGCGATTATTAGCAACCAAAGACAAAGGCGAACTGCTGCGGACAGGATTAAAAGTAGCGATTGTGGGGCGTCCGAATGTTGGTAAATCCAGCTTGTTGAACGCTTGGAGCCAGAGCGATCGCGCCATTGTCACCGACTTACCCGGCACAACCCGCGATGTAGTCGAATCCCAGCTAGTTGTGGGGGGAATTCCGGTACAAGTGTTAGATACAGCTGGGATTCGGGAAACAGCCGACCAAGTAGAAAAAATTGGCGTCGAGCGATCGCGCCGAGCCGCCAGTGCAGCAGATTTAGTCCTATTGACTATCGACGCCTCAGCCGGTTGGACAGCAGGTGATGAAGAAATTTACGCACAAGTGCAAGACCGTCCGTTAATTTTGGTGATTAACAAAATTGATTTATTAGCAGAAAGTCTCAGAAATACATTGTTATTCCAAATTCCCACAGCCAAATCTAAAATTTTCACAGCAGCAGCCCAAAATCAAGGAATTGAAGCTTTAGAAACAGCAATTTTAGACATAGTAAAAACCAGTCAAATCCAAGCTGCTGATTTAGATTTAGCAATTAATCAAAGACAAGCTGCAGTATTAATCAAAGCGAAAATTTCCTTAGAACAACTACAACTAACAATTGCCCAGCAGCTACCTCTAGATTTTTGGACAATTGATTTACGAGATGCGATTCATGCTTTAGGAGAAGTTACCGGCGAAGAAGTGACAGAATCTGTCCTTGACCGGATTTTTAGTAGATTTTGTATTGGCAAATAA
- a CDS encoding Uma2 family endonuclease, which produces MSVAQDLQTPEDVIFPPGDLYSDEPPLESDLHRLQMTLLIQCFEWLWRNRNDFYASGNITIYYSPRQRKSEDFRGPDFFVVLGTQRQPRKSWVVWQEDGNYPNVIVELLSNSTAATDKGLKKQIYQDTFRTPEYFWFDPNNLEFAGFVLVAGKYQPLTPNIQGWLWSQQLELYLGVYQQKLRFFTPQGELVPTPEEVAEQEKQRAEQEKQRAEQEKERAEHQKQRSDRLAAKLQELGIDPDTI; this is translated from the coding sequence ATGTCTGTCGCCCAAGATTTACAAACCCCAGAAGATGTTATATTTCCTCCAGGGGATTTATATAGTGACGAACCGCCTTTGGAATCTGATTTGCATCGCCTACAAATGACCTTACTCATCCAATGCTTTGAGTGGTTATGGCGAAACCGTAATGATTTTTATGCTTCAGGAAATATTACAATCTATTACAGCCCACGTCAGCGCAAGTCAGAAGATTTTCGCGGGCCAGATTTTTTTGTCGTGCTGGGGACTCAACGCCAACCCCGTAAAAGTTGGGTTGTTTGGCAAGAAGATGGTAACTATCCCAACGTCATTGTAGAACTGTTATCAAATTCCACAGCCGCAACCGACAAAGGTTTGAAAAAGCAAATTTATCAAGACACCTTTCGCACTCCAGAATACTTCTGGTTTGACCCAAATAATTTAGAATTTGCAGGGTTTGTCTTGGTAGCTGGTAAATATCAACCATTGACACCCAATATTCAAGGCTGGCTCTGGAGTCAGCAGCTAGAGTTATACTTGGGGGTTTATCAACAAAAGTTACGGTTTTTTACGCCTCAAGGGGAATTGGTTCCGACACCAGAAGAAGTAGCGGAACAAGAAAAGCAACGTGCTGAACAAGAAAAGCAACGCGCTGAACAAGAAAAGGAGCGGGCTGAACACCAGAAACAACGCAGCGATCGCTTGGCAGCAAAACTGCAAGAATTAGGTATAGATCCAGATACTATCTAG
- a CDS encoding DUF4351 domain-containing protein: protein MTEEKKRADNDSPWKEVLEAYFPQAMQFFFPQIAALIDWNHPHLFLDKEFQAIAYDAVKGRLYADKLVSARLLQGKELWLLIHIEVQAESEDIFPERMFLYNIRIFDYYGKPATSLAILCDSNSDWRPNQYSFESPGTKHNFEFSTVKLLDYQNRWSELEASDNPFAMVVMAHLKTQETRNQARERKNWKFRLVRRLYELGWQETDVRSLYRFIDWVMLLPKQLDTEFWQELKEFEQERNMTYVTTGERIGYERGIEEGEQKGEQKGEQRLILKQLQRRFGELPSEAIASIQSLDVIQLEELAEALLDFTEIDDLVRWFTV, encoded by the coding sequence ATGACAGAGGAAAAAAAGAGAGCAGATAACGATAGTCCTTGGAAAGAAGTTTTAGAAGCTTATTTTCCTCAAGCAATGCAGTTCTTTTTCCCTCAAATAGCTGCATTGATTGACTGGAATCACCCTCACCTATTTTTAGATAAAGAATTTCAAGCGATTGCTTATGATGCCGTTAAAGGCAGATTGTATGCAGATAAGCTAGTCAGTGCAAGGCTTCTTCAAGGAAAAGAACTGTGGTTATTAATCCACATAGAAGTTCAAGCAGAATCAGAAGATATCTTTCCAGAAAGGATGTTTTTGTACAATATACGGATTTTCGATTATTATGGTAAACCTGCCACTAGCCTAGCTATTTTGTGTGATTCAAACAGCGATTGGCGTCCGAATCAGTATAGTTTTGAGTCTCCAGGTACAAAACATAATTTTGAATTTAGTACAGTTAAACTTTTGGATTACCAAAACCGATGGTCAGAGTTAGAAGCGAGTGACAATCCTTTTGCAATGGTTGTGATGGCGCACTTAAAGACTCAAGAAACTAGGAATCAAGCAAGGGAACGTAAAAATTGGAAATTCCGCCTAGTTCGCCGACTTTATGAACTAGGTTGGCAAGAAACAGATGTTCGCAGTTTGTACCGATTTATAGATTGGGTTATGCTATTACCAAAACAGTTGGACACGGAATTTTGGCAAGAGCTAAAAGAATTTGAACAGGAGCGAAATATGACTTACGTTACCACAGGTGAACGCATTGGCTACGAGCGAGGAATAGAGGAAGGTGAGCAGAAAGGTGAACAGAAAGGTGAACAGAGGCTTATTCTAAAGCAATTGCAAAGACGGTTCGGGGAGTTACCATCTGAGGCGATCGCTTCTATTCAATCTCTGGATGTTATTCAATTAGAAGAATTAGCTGAAGCTCTACTAGATTTCACGGAAATTGACGATCTGGTTCGCTGGTTTACGGTGTGA
- a CDS encoding RNA-binding protein — MSIYVGNLSYQVTEDDLKRAFGEYGTVNRVQLPTDRETGRPRGFAFVEMQTEAQETAAIEALDGAEWMGRDLKVNKAKPREERGGNSSRGGGSWGGNNARNNRRF; from the coding sequence ATGTCGATTTACGTTGGCAATTTGTCCTATCAGGTTACAGAAGATGATCTGAAAAGGGCATTTGGAGAATACGGAACAGTTAATCGCGTTCAACTACCAACCGATAGGGAAACAGGTCGTCCACGTGGGTTTGCTTTTGTAGAAATGCAAACAGAAGCTCAAGAAACCGCTGCTATTGAAGCCCTAGATGGTGCTGAATGGATGGGCCGGGACTTGAAAGTGAATAAAGCTAAACCTCGTGAAGAAAGAGGCGGAAATTCCTCTCGTGGTGGTGGTAGCTGGGGCGGAAATAATGCTCGTAACAATCGCCGATTTTAA
- a CDS encoding choice-of-anchor I family protein, with amino-acid sequence MTDLINLKFAGTISLNGAEISDFDPKTQRLFVTGEVAGKPVLQVINVSNPNQPVKIGDIDLSSFGAGIQSVAVRKGIGSNTSIVAVAISATTSTDSGKVVFFNANVDVANPTALSQVTVGALPDMLTFTPDGSKLLVANEGEPNENYTIDPEGSISIIDVSGNIATLDNTKVTTANFTAFNGQEAALKAQGIRIFGLNASAAQDFEPEYIAISPDNKTAVVTLQENNALAIVDIATSKVTSVVPLGFKNHNLPGNGLDASDRDVNGSSSGGGKINIQNWPVLGMYQPDAISSFQIGGKTYYITANEGDSRVRPTANNIVPGQGEGGIFNEETRVASVKLDPTAFPNAATLQNNANLGRLRITNTLGDTDKDGDFDQLYAFGGRSFSIWDDQGKLVFDSGDQLEQITAQQTPTFFNANNGSTADFDTRSDDKGPEPEAVTVGYVSGKPYGFIGLERAGGGVMVYDLSNPVAPQFVQYIRTNTDISPEGLKFIPAFDSPNGKPQLVVANEVSNTATFYEIEAPNFQLQLLHASDQEAGVPALDDAPRFSAVLNALKNQDGNKDGKPDYANTIILSSGDAYIPSPFLNTAEDPSLAPLLGKVGRGRADIVIQNELGFQAIAFGNHEFDLGTPFVRSVIAPDGAYPGAKFPYLSSNLNFAPDTNLASLVTADGQEASTIPNKIAKSTVITVNGEKIGVVGATTPTLKRISSPGSVEVLPLNANDIAALAAEIQKSVDALKATGINKIVLLAHMQQIAIEQQLAGLLKDVDIIMAGGSNTRLVDSTDRLRPGDTKQGDYPILLKSASGEDVAVINTDGNYKYVGRLVVEFDNQGRIIPASIDPKISGAYATDDQGVKDLNAENLVDPEIKAITDALGKIILQKDGNLFGNTQVFLNGTRADVRTQETNLGNLSADANLNYAKNLDPTVTVAFKNGGGIRDNIGTILAPTGSTELVKSPPPANPLSGKPEGGVSQLDIENSLRFNNALTLVTVTAEQLKQILEHGVAASTPGATPGRFPQIGGISFSFDPSKAAGSRVQNAAVVNENGTITDVLVKDSQLQGNKDRSIRIVTLSFLADGGDGYPLGDFIKANPTFANRVDLIGETDKDLNLNGKIDAPVDSAKFDPGKANFATSGTEQDAFAEYLGANFSNSAFNIPDVGPELDTRIQRLNVREDGVFANYTPLSFGSTTGDDVTLKSKQIFFAGDGADTVESTQSHTTINGGNGDDTVSVASDSSVFGGEGNDTAIIGATGQAGNTNVDGGNGNDTITVVEAKASNNLFGAAGDDNLQVVEGFGQLLFGGSGKDTLRSSGNNNRLYGGSGDDKLYSNINDKLFGGDGDDVLFAGAGGGNRLTGGAGVDQFWIANASLPTSKNIVVDFTVGLDLIGIGGIATATKFSDLTLVQIGSDTLVKAGATELVSLVGITSTTLTANNFTFA; translated from the coding sequence ATGACTGATCTAATTAACTTGAAATTTGCTGGGACTATTAGCTTAAATGGCGCAGAAATTTCTGATTTTGACCCAAAAACTCAGCGCTTATTTGTCACTGGAGAAGTTGCAGGTAAGCCAGTTTTACAGGTAATTAATGTTTCCAACCCTAATCAACCTGTCAAAATTGGTGATATTGACCTTTCCAGCTTTGGTGCAGGAATTCAGAGTGTAGCTGTGAGGAAAGGCATAGGTAGTAATACCAGCATAGTTGCTGTTGCCATCTCTGCCACTACTTCCACTGACTCTGGTAAGGTAGTATTTTTTAATGCCAACGTTGATGTTGCCAATCCCACAGCGTTGTCTCAGGTGACAGTAGGCGCTTTGCCTGATATGCTCACCTTTACCCCCGATGGTAGCAAATTATTGGTAGCCAACGAAGGGGAACCAAACGAAAACTACACGATTGATCCAGAAGGCTCAATTAGCATTATTGACGTTTCGGGAAATATTGCGACTTTAGATAATACTAAAGTGACAACTGCCAACTTCACAGCCTTTAATGGTCAAGAAGCAGCTTTAAAGGCACAAGGTATCAGAATTTTTGGTCTGAATGCTTCAGCGGCTCAAGATTTTGAACCAGAGTACATCGCAATTTCTCCTGATAACAAAACAGCTGTTGTTACTCTGCAAGAGAATAATGCACTAGCAATTGTTGACATTGCTACTAGTAAAGTTACCAGCGTTGTTCCCCTAGGGTTCAAAAACCACAACCTACCAGGAAATGGTTTAGATGCTAGCGATAGAGATGTTAATGGTAGCAGCAGTGGTGGCGGTAAAATCAACATTCAGAACTGGCCGGTTTTGGGGATGTATCAACCCGATGCAATCTCATCATTCCAAATTGGCGGTAAAACCTACTATATAACCGCCAACGAAGGAGATTCTCGCGTTCGTCCCACAGCCAATAATATTGTACCTGGTCAGGGAGAGGGAGGTATTTTCAACGAAGAAACACGGGTTGCTAGTGTCAAACTTGACCCCACAGCCTTTCCCAACGCCGCTACTCTGCAAAATAACGCTAATCTCGGTCGTTTGCGAATCACCAACACCTTGGGAGATACCGATAAAGATGGAGATTTTGATCAGTTATACGCCTTTGGCGGTCGTTCTTTCTCTATTTGGGATGACCAAGGAAAATTAGTATTTGATAGTGGTGACCAACTAGAACAGATTACAGCGCAACAAACACCGACCTTTTTTAATGCGAATAACGGATCAACAGCGGATTTTGACACTCGTTCCGATGATAAAGGGCCAGAACCAGAAGCTGTAACTGTAGGTTATGTCAGCGGGAAACCCTACGGCTTTATTGGTTTAGAACGTGCTGGTGGTGGGGTTATGGTTTATGACCTGAGCAATCCCGTTGCGCCGCAATTTGTCCAGTACATTCGCACTAACACAGATATTAGTCCTGAAGGCTTGAAGTTCATTCCTGCGTTTGACAGTCCTAATGGGAAGCCACAATTAGTAGTAGCGAATGAAGTGAGTAACACGGCTACCTTCTATGAAATTGAAGCACCAAATTTCCAACTGCAATTGTTACACGCATCAGATCAAGAAGCTGGCGTTCCCGCACTAGATGATGCACCCCGGTTCAGTGCTGTTTTGAATGCACTCAAAAACCAGGATGGGAATAAAGATGGTAAACCAGACTACGCTAACACAATTATTCTTTCTTCTGGAGATGCATACATCCCCAGTCCATTCTTAAATACAGCAGAAGATCCTTCTTTAGCACCTTTATTAGGTAAAGTTGGGAGAGGTCGCGCTGATATTGTAATTCAAAATGAATTAGGTTTTCAGGCGATCGCCTTTGGCAACCACGAATTTGATTTAGGTACACCCTTTGTTAGGTCTGTAATCGCTCCCGATGGTGCTTATCCCGGTGCAAAATTCCCCTACTTAAGTTCTAACCTCAATTTTGCACCTGACACTAACTTAGCTTCCTTGGTAACTGCTGACGGTCAAGAAGCCAGCACTATTCCCAACAAAATTGCCAAGAGTACAGTAATTACCGTCAACGGCGAGAAAATAGGTGTAGTGGGTGCTACTACCCCCACACTAAAACGGATTTCTTCTCCTGGTAGTGTAGAAGTTTTACCACTAAATGCCAATGATATCGCTGCATTAGCTGCAGAAATTCAAAAGTCAGTAGATGCTCTCAAAGCAACTGGTATCAATAAAATTGTCCTGCTCGCGCATATGCAGCAGATTGCAATTGAGCAACAATTGGCAGGTCTGCTCAAAGATGTAGATATTATTATGGCGGGTGGTTCCAATACTCGCCTAGTTGACAGCACAGACCGGCTGCGTCCAGGAGATACCAAGCAAGGTGATTACCCCATTCTGCTAAAATCTGCTTCCGGGGAAGATGTTGCTGTCATTAACACAGACGGTAACTATAAATATGTTGGTCGCTTAGTAGTAGAATTTGACAATCAGGGTAGAATTATTCCTGCTAGCATTGACCCCAAAATCAGTGGTGCTTACGCTACAGATGACCAAGGAGTTAAAGACCTCAATGCTGAGAATTTAGTAGACCCAGAAATTAAAGCCATTACCGATGCACTAGGCAAGATTATCCTTCAAAAAGACGGTAATTTGTTTGGTAACACTCAAGTATTCCTCAACGGTACTCGCGCTGATGTCCGTACCCAAGAAACTAACTTAGGGAACTTGAGTGCTGATGCTAACCTGAATTACGCAAAAAACCTTGATCCCACCGTAACTGTTGCCTTTAAAAACGGTGGTGGTATTCGTGACAATATCGGTACTATCTTAGCTCCGACTGGTTCAACTGAGTTAGTTAAATCTCCTCCTCCAGCCAACCCTTTGTCAGGAAAACCGGAGGGTGGTGTTTCTCAACTAGACATTGAAAATTCTCTGCGGTTTAATAACGCACTGACTCTAGTAACGGTAACTGCGGAACAATTAAAGCAGATTCTGGAACATGGTGTAGCAGCTTCAACCCCTGGCGCCACTCCTGGTCGGTTCCCACAAATTGGCGGTATTTCTTTCAGCTTCGACCCCAGCAAAGCAGCAGGTTCTCGCGTTCAAAATGCGGCAGTTGTCAACGAAAATGGAACTATCACCGATGTCCTAGTCAAAGATAGTCAGCTACAAGGAAATAAAGACCGTAGTATTCGGATTGTTACCCTTAGTTTCTTAGCTGATGGTGGTGATGGTTATCCCTTGGGTGATTTTATTAAAGCTAATCCCACCTTTGCCAATCGAGTAGATTTAATTGGGGAGACAGATAAAGACCTGAACCTCAATGGGAAGATAGACGCACCTGTTGACTCAGCAAAATTTGACCCAGGTAAAGCCAACTTTGCGACTTCTGGAACCGAACAAGATGCATTTGCAGAATATCTAGGTGCAAACTTTAGTAATTCTGCTTTTAATATTCCAGATGTTGGACCTGAGTTAGACACCCGCATTCAACGCTTAAATGTGCGTGAGGATGGCGTATTTGCCAATTATACCCCATTATCCTTTGGTTCTACCACTGGTGATGATGTCACCCTCAAATCCAAGCAAATTTTCTTCGCTGGTGACGGCGCAGATACAGTAGAATCTACTCAATCTCACACCACAATCAACGGCGGCAATGGTGATGATACGGTGTCTGTCGCCAGTGACTCTTCTGTGTTTGGCGGCGAAGGTAACGATACAGCCATTATTGGTGCAACTGGTCAGGCTGGCAATACCAATGTTGATGGTGGTAATGGTAATGATACCATCACTGTGGTAGAAGCCAAGGCAAGTAATAATCTGTTTGGCGCTGCTGGTGATGACAACCTCCAAGTAGTTGAGGGTTTTGGTCAATTGCTGTTCGGCGGTTCTGGTAAAGATACCCTCCGCAGCAGCGGTAACAATAACCGTCTCTACGGTGGTTCTGGCGATGACAAACTTTACTCCAATATCAATGACAAGCTGTTTGGTGGTGACGGTGATGATGTATTGTTTGCTGGTGCTGGTGGTGGAAATCGCTTAACTGGTGGCGCTGGTGTTGACCAATTCTGGATTGCAAATGCGAGTCTACCAACTAGCAAAAATATTGTTGTTGACTTCACTGTAGGACTTGACTTGATTGGAATTGGTGGAATTGCTACAGCTACTAAGTTTAGCGACTTGACACTGGTGCAAATTGGTAGTGATACTTTGGTGAAAGCTGGAGCGACTGAGTTGGTGTCATTGGTGGGTATTACATCTACTACGCTGACTGCTAACAACTTCACTTTCGCTTAG